A single Nomascus leucogenys isolate Asia chromosome 14, Asia_NLE_v1, whole genome shotgun sequence DNA region contains:
- the MCRIP1 gene encoding mapk-regulated corepressor-interacting protein 1: MTSSPVSRVVYNGKRTSSPRSPPSSSEIFTPAHEENVRFIYEAWQGVERDLRGQVPGGERGLVEEYVEKVPNPSLKTFKPIDLSDLKRRSTQDAKKS, translated from the exons ATGACCAG CTCCCCCGTCTCCAGAGTCGTGTACAACGGCAAGAGGACCAGCAGCCCCCGCTCCCCACCCAGCAGCAGCGAGATCTTCACTCCGGCCCACGAGGAAAACGTCCGCTTCATTTACGAAG CCTGGCAGGGTGTGGAGCGAGACCTGCGAGGCCAGGTGCCGGGCGGCGAGCGGGGTCTGGTGGAGGAGTACGTGGAGAAAGTCCCTAACCCCAGCCTGAAGA CCTTCAAGCCCATCGACCTGAGTGACCTGAAGCGCCGGAGCACGCAGGATGCCAAGAAGTCCTAG